A portion of the bacterium genome contains these proteins:
- the fliF gene encoding flagellar M-ring protein FliF has product MNDFIKQLQQDIIRIWTGLTRIQRIIFGAVAAASVVAIVMLVLWAQTPEWSPLFTNMDEQDAGQVIGKLKEAKVPYQVSGTAIMVPKSKVHELRLEMAAKGLPQGGTVGFELFDKSQFGMTDALQKLNYQRALQGELVRTIQSLDGIESARVHLVIPEKDLFSDSAEDPSAAVVVKLKSGAKLKVEQVKTVTHLVAKSVEGLKEANVVITDVDGRNYSDEAGFGREDSLASPELTLSQMEVKKQVEGGLRKNLQATLDRVLGPNNSVVTVAADLDFSQVETNEETYQPVVRNQDGTQTGILRSTKELHESYNGQGGPNGGVPGVTSNINGGANASLPTYPASESAGVPGAYNKSDVVRNFEVNKNVTRKIKAPAEIKRLSVAVAVNGELDPQQLADLKQMVSAAAGSDVARGDTIVVTAQKFNDTRQKAEEEALAKAQQQETVQGYLKILAGVLIGIVALFLLRRGLAARAETFDDTPLNLDGFDVDGRLGQPVSIGTIGEDDRKTHLQKEITKVVKQQPSDVAKLLKSWMLEDE; this is encoded by the coding sequence ATGAACGACTTCATCAAGCAGCTTCAGCAAGACATCATCCGCATCTGGACCGGCCTGACGCGGATTCAGCGCATCATCTTCGGGGCGGTCGCCGCCGCGAGCGTGGTGGCCATCGTCATGCTCGTGCTCTGGGCGCAGACCCCCGAGTGGTCGCCCCTCTTCACCAACATGGACGAGCAGGACGCCGGTCAGGTCATCGGAAAGCTCAAGGAGGCCAAGGTCCCCTACCAGGTCTCGGGCACCGCCATCATGGTCCCCAAGTCCAAGGTCCACGAGCTGCGCCTGGAGATGGCCGCCAAGGGCCTGCCCCAGGGCGGCACCGTGGGCTTTGAGCTCTTCGACAAGAGCCAGTTCGGCATGACCGACGCCCTCCAGAAGCTCAACTACCAGCGCGCCCTGCAAGGGGAGCTGGTGCGCACCATCCAGTCGCTGGACGGCATCGAGAGCGCGCGAGTTCACCTGGTCATCCCCGAGAAGGACCTCTTCTCGGATAGTGCCGAGGATCCTTCGGCCGCCGTGGTGGTCAAGCTCAAGTCGGGCGCCAAGCTCAAGGTCGAGCAGGTCAAGACCGTCACCCACCTGGTGGCCAAGAGCGTCGAGGGTCTCAAGGAGGCCAACGTCGTCATCACCGACGTGGACGGCCGGAACTACTCCGACGAGGCGGGCTTCGGTCGCGAGGACAGCCTGGCGTCGCCCGAGCTGACCCTCTCCCAGATGGAGGTCAAGAAGCAGGTCGAGGGTGGCCTGCGCAAGAACCTCCAGGCGACCCTCGATCGGGTGCTCGGCCCCAACAACTCGGTGGTGACCGTGGCGGCGGATCTGGACTTCAGCCAGGTCGAGACCAACGAGGAAACCTATCAGCCCGTCGTCCGCAACCAGGACGGCACCCAGACCGGCATCCTGCGCTCGACCAAGGAGCTGCACGAGAGCTACAACGGCCAGGGCGGCCCCAACGGCGGCGTGCCGGGCGTGACCTCGAACATCAACGGCGGGGCCAACGCGAGCCTGCCCACCTACCCGGCCTCCGAGTCGGCGGGGGTGCCCGGCGCCTACAACAAGAGCGACGTGGTCCGCAACTTCGAGGTCAACAAGAACGTCACCCGCAAGATCAAGGCCCCGGCCGAGATCAAGCGCCTGTCGGTCGCGGTCGCGGTCAACGGCGAGCTGGACCCCCAGCAGCTGGCGGATCTCAAGCAGATGGTCTCGGCGGCGGCGGGCAGCGACGTGGCCCGTGGCGACACGATCGTCGTGACGGCCCAGAAGTTCAACGACACCCGTCAGAAGGCCGAAGAGGAGGCCCTCGCCAAGGCCCAGCAGCAGGAGACGGTCCAGGGCTACCTCAAGATCCTGGCCGGCGTGCTGATCGGCATCGTGGCGCTCTTCTTGCTGCGCCGCGGCCTGGCGGCCCGCGCCGAGACCTTCGACGACACCCCGCTCAACCTGGACGGCTTCGACGTGGACGGCCGCCTCGGGCAGCCCGTCTCGATCGGCACCATCGGCGAAGACGACCGCAAGACCCATCTGCAGAAGGAGATCACCAAGGTGGTCAAGCAGCAGCCCTCGGACGTGGCCAAGCTGCTGAAATCTTGGATGCTCGAGGACGAGTAA
- a CDS encoding pantoate--beta-alanine ligase has product MIIVDTVAALRAALDARGKGLVGFVPTMGFLHEGHRSLMNEARRACEVVVVSIFVNPKQFGPQEDLSRYPRDLARDRALCEAAGVDVLFVPSVSEMYPPGFSTEVAVSSALTDKLCGAFRPGHFTGVTTVVARLLNLVRPDRAYFGQKDFQQWRVLSQMVRDLAIPTEIVRCPIVREEDGLALSSRNTYLSAEDRAAALRLSRALGLLLREASEGPLPEALAAARAYLEAEPRLTVQYLEAVDVDALAPAAVAGPGTVALVAAQVGTTRLIDNAILDPHGPDAALVALAPKETR; this is encoded by the coding sequence TTGATCATCGTCGATACCGTCGCGGCGTTGCGCGCAGCGCTCGACGCGCGGGGCAAGGGCCTCGTCGGTTTCGTGCCCACCATGGGCTTTCTCCACGAGGGCCACCGGAGTCTCATGAACGAGGCTCGGCGCGCGTGCGAGGTCGTGGTGGTCTCGATCTTCGTCAACCCCAAGCAGTTCGGCCCCCAAGAGGACCTCTCGCGCTACCCGCGGGATCTTGCGCGCGATCGCGCCCTCTGCGAGGCGGCCGGGGTGGACGTGCTCTTCGTGCCGTCGGTTTCGGAGATGTATCCGCCGGGCTTTTCCACCGAGGTCGCGGTCTCGAGCGCGCTGACCGACAAGCTCTGCGGTGCGTTCCGGCCGGGCCACTTCACCGGCGTCACCACGGTGGTGGCCAGGCTCCTGAACCTGGTTCGCCCCGATCGGGCCTACTTCGGCCAGAAGGACTTCCAGCAGTGGCGCGTCCTTTCCCAGATGGTCCGGGACCTCGCCATTCCCACCGAGATCGTGCGCTGCCCCATCGTGCGCGAAGAAGATGGCCTTGCTCTCAGCAGCCGCAACACCTACCTCAGCGCCGAGGACCGCGCGGCGGCCCTGCGCCTCTCTCGGGCCCTGGGCCTGCTCTTGCGCGAGGCTTCCGAAGGCCCCCTGCCCGAGGCCCTCGCGGCGGCCCGCGCCTACCTCGAAGCCGAGCCGCGCCTGACGGTGCAGTACCTGGAAGCGGTGGACGTGGACGCGCTTGCGCCCGCCGCTGTGGCCGGCCCCGGCACTGTGGCCCTGGTGGCCGCCCAGGTCGGCACGACCCGCCTGATCGACAACGCCATCCTCGACCCCCACGGCCCCGACGCGGCGCTCGTCGCGCTCGCTCCGAAGGAGACTCGCTAG
- a CDS encoding amino acid permease: protein MVRKPVGEFQDSGLKRVLGALDLTALGIGAIIGTGIFVITGTAAAKWAGPGIILSFIFAGIACAFAALAYAELASMIPASGSAYTYAYSAFGEIFGWLIGWALILEYVVASSAVAIGWSGYFVKILHNIGITLPSAFVNAPGVVPGAIMNVPAFVIALAVMTLLIRGIKESANVSTLFVILKVLVLILFIALMLGHVNPGNWTPFMPKGFGGVMTGAATIFFAYIGFDAVSTVSEEVKNPQRDLPIGLIASLLVCTVFYIVIAAIFTGVVPQSLYPELLNNPAPLAFALDYVNKGWAAALLSVGAVTGITSVLVVLMMGQPRIFFAMARDGLLPKVFTKVHPRFGTPYVTTIMTGVAIACLAAFTPISLVAELANIGTLFAFIMAAIGVWVLRVKHPEWKRGFRAPMLPVIALGTVGACGYMMISLPHETWIRFGIWLTIGLICYFSYGFRHSVLGKKA from the coding sequence ATGGTTCGCAAGCCCGTGGGCGAGTTTCAGGACTCGGGCCTCAAACGGGTCCTCGGCGCCCTCGACCTGACCGCGCTCGGCATCGGGGCGATCATCGGCACCGGCATCTTCGTCATCACGGGCACCGCGGCCGCCAAGTGGGCCGGGCCCGGGATCATCCTCTCCTTCATCTTCGCGGGGATCGCCTGCGCCTTCGCCGCCCTCGCCTACGCCGAGCTCGCCTCGATGATCCCGGCCTCGGGCAGCGCCTACACCTACGCCTATTCGGCCTTCGGCGAGATCTTCGGCTGGCTCATCGGGTGGGCTCTCATCCTGGAATACGTGGTGGCCTCATCCGCTGTCGCCATCGGATGGTCGGGGTACTTCGTCAAAATCCTCCACAACATCGGCATCACCTTGCCAAGTGCCTTCGTGAACGCCCCGGGCGTGGTCCCGGGCGCCATCATGAACGTGCCGGCCTTCGTGATCGCTCTGGCGGTCATGACCCTGCTGATCCGCGGGATCAAGGAGAGCGCCAACGTCAGCACCCTGTTCGTCATCCTCAAGGTGCTGGTCCTGATCCTCTTCATCGCCCTGATGCTCGGCCACGTCAACCCGGGCAACTGGACCCCCTTCATGCCCAAGGGCTTCGGCGGGGTCATGACCGGGGCGGCGACCATCTTCTTCGCCTACATCGGCTTCGACGCCGTTTCGACGGTCTCCGAGGAGGTCAAGAACCCCCAGCGGGACCTGCCGATCGGCCTTATCGCCTCGCTGCTGGTCTGCACCGTGTTCTACATCGTGATCGCGGCCATCTTCACCGGCGTCGTGCCCCAGTCGCTCTACCCCGAACTGCTCAACAACCCGGCACCGCTCGCGTTCGCCCTCGACTACGTCAACAAGGGCTGGGCGGCCGCCCTCCTCTCGGTGGGCGCGGTCACGGGCATCACCTCGGTGCTGGTCGTGCTGATGATGGGCCAGCCCCGCATCTTCTTCGCCATGGCCCGCGACGGCCTGCTGCCCAAGGTCTTCACCAAGGTCCACCCCCGCTTCGGCACCCCCTACGTCACCACCATCATGACCGGGGTGGCGATCGCCTGCCTCGCGGCCTTCACCCCCATCTCGCTGGTGGCGGAGCTCGCCAACATCGGGACCCTCTTCGCCTTCATCATGGCGGCGATCGGGGTGTGGGTGCTGCGCGTCAAGCATCCCGAGTGGAAGCGCGGCTTCCGCGCTCCCATGCTGCCGGTGATCGCGCTGGGCACGGTCGGGGCCTGCGGCTACATGATGATCTCGCTGCCCCATGAGACCTGGATCCGCTTCGGGATCTGGCTCACCATCGGCCTGATCTGCTACTTCTCGTACGGCTTCCGCCACAGCGTGCTGGGCAAAAAGGCGTAG
- a CDS encoding (d)CMP kinase yields the protein MNPLVIAIDGPAGAGKSTVARRVAQALGLVFLDTGAMYRALTWKALNEGLDLGDESALTALAKRCRIAFTPGPEGDRVAIDGVDVTEAIRTPEVTRRVSEVAKVAGVREELVALQQAIGRAGGVVAEGRDIGTVVFPQAPVKIFLVASPAERARRRAKDLERAGHTVDLAALEAEIARRDDIDSSRAHSPLKPAEDAVLLDSDGLSPDEVVAAIVSRAGTVLDRSIF from the coding sequence ATGAATCCCTTGGTAATCGCCATCGACGGCCCTGCGGGTGCCGGCAAGAGTACCGTCGCGCGTCGCGTGGCCCAGGCCCTCGGCCTGGTCTTCCTCGACACCGGCGCCATGTACCGCGCCCTCACCTGGAAGGCCCTGAACGAGGGGCTGGATCTGGGGGACGAGAGCGCCCTCACCGCGCTCGCCAAGCGCTGCCGGATCGCCTTCACCCCGGGCCCCGAGGGCGATCGGGTTGCGATCGACGGGGTGGACGTGACCGAGGCGATCCGCACCCCCGAGGTGACCCGGCGCGTCTCGGAGGTCGCCAAGGTGGCGGGTGTCCGCGAGGAGCTGGTCGCCCTGCAGCAGGCCATCGGCCGTGCGGGCGGCGTGGTCGCCGAGGGGCGCGACATCGGGACGGTGGTCTTCCCCCAGGCGCCCGTCAAGATCTTCCTGGTCGCAAGCCCCGCCGAGCGGGCGCGCCGCCGGGCGAAGGACCTGGAGCGCGCCGGTCACACGGTGGACCTGGCGGCCCTCGAAGCCGAGATCGCCCGCCGCGACGACATCGACTCCAGCCGCGCCCACTCGCCCCTCAAGCCGGCCGAGGATGCCGTTTTGCTCGACAGCGACGGCCTGAGTCCCGACGAGGTGGTGGCGGCCATCGTCTCGCGCGCCGGAACGGTCCTGGACCGTTCTATTTTCTGA
- a CDS encoding HAD family hydrolase, translating into MKRAAVFLDRDGTINEEVGYIHEAHNLNLIPGAGEAIRRLNEAGVLAILTTNQSGPARGYYPESHIHVLHQRLTDLLLEEGAFLDDLYYCPHLPDGTDMRYTKACKCRKPETQMVDEASAKHDIDRSISYVVGDKATDVELGQNAGCKTVLLTSGYGERVLAGEYQWKVEPDFVAPTLLEAVTWILADLEGRRGV; encoded by the coding sequence GTGAAGCGCGCTGCGGTGTTCCTCGATCGTGACGGCACGATCAACGAAGAAGTCGGCTACATCCACGAGGCCCACAACCTCAACCTCATTCCCGGTGCCGGCGAGGCCATCCGTCGTCTCAACGAGGCGGGCGTGCTCGCGATCCTGACCACCAATCAGTCGGGCCCTGCCCGTGGCTACTACCCCGAGAGCCACATCCACGTATTGCACCAGCGTTTGACGGACCTCTTGCTCGAAGAGGGGGCCTTCCTCGACGACCTCTACTACTGCCCGCACCTGCCGGACGGCACCGACATGCGCTACACCAAGGCCTGCAAGTGCCGCAAGCCCGAGACCCAGATGGTCGACGAGGCCAGCGCCAAGCACGATATCGACCGGTCGATTTCCTACGTGGTCGGCGACAAGGCCACCGACGTGGAGCTCGGCCAGAACGCCGGCTGCAAGACGGTGCTCTTGACCTCGGGCTACGGCGAGCGGGTGCTTGCGGGCGAGTACCAGTGGAAGGTCGAGCCCGACTTCGTGGCGCCCACCCTGCTCGAAGCGGTGACGTGGATCCTGGCCGATCTCGAGGGCCGCCGTGGCGTCTAA
- a CDS encoding DUF4388 domain-containing protein, whose product MANLTLLEGNIASISFPNLVQLIKLEQKTAKLELSRVEIGQAAEMYFVGGNLKYAAVNALRGEDAMFRIICWWKVGTFKVVECAPEEIPEHNISRQVDWVLLEGMRRMDECHHYKGLIADLTTAVSYTQDALDAFQWDRQDPPEWIPHWMRKLPRSFTLAQFFAESRLGELETCGALKSLLYTGAAVAHSADHGPDLASAPIQRTRFDSFALIVMEYVGYEVANNLVDSACREMGLADLENVTFGQMVDLSDRLGMAISRMVGFDQGQECMRKLRARITSLL is encoded by the coding sequence TTGGCGAACCTCACGTTGCTGGAAGGCAATATCGCCTCTATCAGTTTCCCCAACCTGGTACAGCTCATCAAGCTGGAGCAGAAGACGGCCAAGCTAGAGCTGTCGCGAGTCGAGATCGGCCAGGCTGCCGAGATGTACTTCGTGGGCGGCAACCTCAAGTACGCGGCGGTCAACGCCCTGCGCGGCGAGGACGCCATGTTCCGGATCATCTGCTGGTGGAAGGTCGGCACCTTCAAGGTCGTCGAGTGCGCCCCCGAGGAGATCCCCGAGCACAACATCTCGCGTCAGGTGGACTGGGTCCTGCTCGAAGGCATGCGCCGCATGGACGAGTGCCACCACTACAAGGGCCTCATCGCGGACCTGACGACCGCGGTCTCCTACACCCAGGACGCCCTGGACGCCTTCCAGTGGGACCGCCAGGACCCGCCCGAGTGGATCCCCCACTGGATGCGCAAGCTGCCCCGCTCGTTCACCCTCGCCCAGTTCTTCGCGGAGTCGCGCCTCGGCGAGCTGGAGACCTGCGGCGCCCTCAAGAGCCTCCTCTACACCGGTGCGGCCGTCGCCCACAGCGCCGACCACGGCCCGGACCTGGCCTCGGCCCCCATCCAGCGCACCCGCTTCGACTCCTTCGCCCTGATCGTCATGGAGTACGTGGGGTACGAGGTCGCCAACAACCTGGTCGACTCGGCCTGCCGGGAGATGGGCCTCGCCGACCTCGAGAACGTGACCTTCGGTCAGATGGTCGACCTGTCGGATCGCCTGGGCATGGCGATCTCGCGGATGGTCGGCTTCGACCAGGGCCAGGAGTGCATGCGCAAGCTCCGCGCCCGCATCACGAGCCTGCTCTAA
- the murJ gene encoding murein biosynthesis integral membrane protein MurJ gives MASKLARASGVMAALLLVSKGAGFLRESVVAGAYGAGLVKDANTVAYILPALFLIMLGGLNGPFHLATMGAVTRLETRGERDQVPGVLLTILLGTALLTGLFAALVFALAPWVITVTGPSLSSEAHDLAVVQLRIMAPLIMIGGLVGALCGVSNVRGKFANSSLSPMVSSLAVIGLVFLTSSPLAIAWGTLAGAVGQLLLQAWPVVRDWKEIAQGAPLRPAPLTHPGFVDMLRMLVPAALSSSVGSINVAIGTAFCSKVGSGAISVFNYSNLLIQLPLGIMLTALLVPMFPRLTEAAAAGDRDGLHGWLNKGLQTIVLTTLPMTGLLIVLGESAVRLAFERGAFTAQDTAATATVLAIVALSIVAYATRDLFTRVFYAQNKSRVPLMVTIASIGTNFLLNSYFVRYGLKGLALSTTLVTVLNMLILGLLLRRDLGKLGLSPTAPTALKALVAALAATALTGVARWWLPGEGQFGALLQLVILGALGLGTYAGLLVVLRVPLLAALGRRRPAVASKSP, from the coding sequence GTGGCGTCTAAGCTCGCTCGGGCGAGCGGCGTGATGGCCGCCCTGCTCCTCGTGAGCAAGGGGGCGGGTTTCCTGCGCGAGAGCGTGGTCGCCGGCGCCTACGGGGCGGGCCTGGTCAAGGACGCCAACACCGTCGCCTACATCCTGCCCGCGCTCTTCCTCATCATGCTCGGCGGCCTCAACGGCCCCTTCCACCTGGCGACCATGGGGGCGGTGACCCGCCTCGAGACCCGAGGAGAGCGCGACCAGGTCCCGGGGGTGCTGCTCACCATCCTCTTGGGCACGGCCCTTTTGACGGGGCTGTTCGCCGCTTTGGTCTTCGCCCTGGCGCCGTGGGTCATCACCGTCACCGGGCCGAGCCTTTCCTCCGAGGCGCACGACCTGGCCGTCGTCCAGCTGCGCATCATGGCCCCGCTCATCATGATCGGCGGCCTGGTGGGGGCCCTGTGCGGCGTCAGCAACGTCCGGGGCAAGTTCGCCAATTCGAGCCTGTCGCCCATGGTGTCGAGCCTCGCGGTCATCGGGCTGGTCTTCTTGACCTCGTCGCCGCTCGCGATCGCCTGGGGCACCCTTGCGGGCGCCGTGGGTCAGCTGCTCTTGCAGGCCTGGCCCGTCGTGCGCGACTGGAAGGAGATCGCCCAGGGCGCGCCCCTGCGCCCGGCGCCTCTCACCCACCCGGGCTTCGTCGACATGCTGCGGATGCTGGTCCCGGCGGCCCTGTCGAGCTCGGTGGGCTCGATCAACGTGGCCATTGGCACGGCCTTCTGCTCGAAGGTGGGCTCGGGGGCCATCAGTGTCTTCAACTACTCGAACCTGCTCATCCAGCTGCCGCTTGGGATCATGCTCACGGCCCTGTTGGTGCCCATGTTCCCCCGCTTGACGGAGGCGGCGGCCGCGGGCGATCGCGACGGCCTGCACGGCTGGCTCAACAAGGGCCTCCAGACCATCGTGCTGACGACTCTGCCCATGACGGGGCTGCTCATCGTGCTCGGCGAGAGCGCGGTGCGGCTGGCCTTCGAGCGTGGCGCCTTCACCGCCCAGGACACGGCCGCCACCGCCACGGTGCTTGCGATCGTCGCCCTCTCGATCGTGGCCTACGCCACCCGCGACCTCTTCACCCGGGTCTTCTACGCCCAGAACAAGAGCCGCGTCCCGCTCATGGTGACCATCGCCTCCATCGGCACCAACTTCCTGCTGAACTCCTACTTCGTGCGTTACGGCCTCAAGGGACTCGCCCTCTCCACGACCCTCGTGACCGTGCTGAACATGCTCATCCTGGGCCTGCTCTTGCGCCGGGATCTTGGCAAGCTGGGCCTCTCGCCCACCGCACCGACCGCCCTCAAGGCCCTCGTCGCGGCCCTGGCAGCCACCGCGCTGACCGGCGTCGCCCGCTGGTGGCTGCCCGGTGAAGGTCAGTTCGGCGCTCTCCTGCAGCTCGTGATCCTGGGTGCGCTTGGCCTCGGGACCTATGCGGGCCTCTTGGTCGTGCTCCGCGTGCCGCTGCTGGCAGCCCTCGGGCGCAGGCGCCCGGCGGTCGCGAGTAAGAGCCCCTGA
- the flgC gene encoding flagellar basal body rod protein FlgC, which produces MSTFDALNVSGSALTAQRLRMDTIASNLANANTTRTDKGTPFRREMVVFEAKPSNRPGLPGTGVRVAGIVEDQAPFRLVYDPGHPDANDQGYVAFPNINPVAEMTDMISATRSYEANVTVVQALKGAANKALEI; this is translated from the coding sequence ATGAGCACCTTCGACGCCCTCAACGTCAGCGGCAGCGCCTTGACCGCCCAGCGCCTGCGGATGGACACCATCGCGAGCAACCTCGCCAACGCCAACACGACCCGCACCGACAAGGGCACCCCCTTCCGGCGCGAGATGGTCGTCTTCGAAGCCAAGCCCAGCAACCGCCCCGGCCTTCCCGGCACCGGGGTCCGCGTGGCGGGGATCGTCGAGGACCAGGCCCCCTTCCGGCTGGTCTACGACCCGGGCCACCCTGATGCCAACGACCAGGGCTACGTGGCCTTCCCGAACATCAACCCCGTCGCCGAGATGACCGACATGATCTCGGCGACCCGCTCCTACGAAGCGAACGTCACCGTCGTGCAGGCGCTCAAGGGCGCCGCCAACAAGGCCTTGGAGATTTAG
- the flgB gene encoding flagellar basal body rod protein FlgB, with the protein MDKLYGTNTEVMARALDGLSMRQKAIAENVANADTPHYKRFEVAFEGALAKSISQPGAFTVPVAATHPGHYRLDGPQSLDEFQATVSRSGEVTMRNDGNNVDIDAEMTRLAQTNVTYNAMADLMKRKFSGLNSIIRGAN; encoded by the coding sequence TTGGATAAGCTGTACGGCACGAACACAGAGGTCATGGCGAGGGCGCTGGATGGCCTCTCGATGCGTCAAAAGGCGATCGCCGAGAACGTCGCCAATGCCGATACCCCTCACTACAAGCGTTTCGAGGTCGCCTTCGAGGGCGCCCTCGCCAAGTCGATTTCGCAGCCCGGCGCCTTCACGGTGCCGGTGGCGGCGACCCATCCCGGGCACTACCGGCTGGACGGTCCCCAGAGCCTGGACGAGTTCCAGGCCACGGTCTCGCGCTCCGGCGAGGTGACCATGCGCAACGACGGCAACAACGTCGACATCGACGCCGAGATGACCCGGCTGGCGCAGACCAACGTCACCTACAACGCTATGGCCGATCTGATGAAGCGCAAGTTTAGTGGCTTGAACTCCATCATCCGCGGCGCCAACTAG
- the fliG gene encoding flagellar motor switch protein FliG encodes MARQQHLTGKQKAAALLVALGPETSSQILKYLGNNEDIEALTLEVANLGKLPPEDTEDILEEFYHVLQANQYISTGGVGYARELLTKALGPEKAEEILHRLSESLTALPFEFIRQADPMQILNFIQNEHPQTIALILAYMKPEQAALVVSGLPSDLQTDVATRIAQMDRTTPAVLREVEKVLERKFSAVMSQDFTNAGGIKALVSMLNSVDRGTEKTILESLEEQNPDLAEEIKKLMFVFEDIVILDDRSIQRILREVDTKELSLALKGSNEEVRAKVFKNMSERMGKIVRDELDFMGPVRVRDVEEVQQKIVSIIRALEERGEIIVSRGGGDELLS; translated from the coding sequence ATGGCACGGCAGCAGCATCTAACGGGCAAGCAAAAGGCGGCCGCGCTCCTGGTGGCGCTCGGCCCCGAGACGTCGAGCCAGATTCTCAAGTACCTGGGCAACAACGAGGACATCGAGGCCCTGACCCTCGAGGTCGCGAACCTGGGCAAGCTCCCGCCGGAGGACACCGAGGACATCCTCGAGGAGTTCTATCACGTCCTCCAGGCCAACCAGTACATCAGCACCGGCGGCGTGGGCTACGCCCGTGAGCTGTTGACCAAGGCCCTCGGTCCCGAGAAGGCCGAGGAGATCCTGCACCGCCTCTCGGAGAGCCTGACGGCCCTGCCGTTCGAGTTCATCCGGCAGGCGGATCCCATGCAGATCCTCAACTTCATCCAGAACGAGCACCCCCAGACCATCGCCCTGATCCTGGCCTACATGAAGCCGGAGCAGGCGGCCCTGGTCGTCTCGGGGTTGCCGAGCGATCTTCAGACCGACGTGGCGACCCGCATCGCCCAGATGGACCGCACCACCCCCGCGGTGCTGCGCGAGGTCGAGAAGGTGCTCGAGCGCAAGTTCTCGGCGGTCATGAGCCAGGACTTCACCAACGCGGGCGGTATCAAGGCCCTGGTCTCCATGCTCAACTCGGTCGATCGCGGCACCGAGAAGACCATCCTGGAGTCGCTCGAAGAGCAGAACCCGGATCTGGCCGAGGAGATCAAGAAGCTTATGTTCGTCTTCGAGGACATCGTCATCCTCGACGACCGCTCGATCCAGCGCATCCTGCGCGAGGTGGACACCAAGGAGCTGTCGCTCGCCCTCAAGGGCTCCAACGAGGAAGTCCGCGCCAAGGTCTTCAAGAACATGTCCGAGCGCATGGGCAAGATCGTCCGCGACGAGCTGGACTTCATGGGCCCGGTGCGCGTGCGCGACGTGGAAGAGGTCCAGCAGAAGATCGTCTCGATCATCCGAGCGCTCGAGGAGCGCGGCGAGATCATCGTCTCCCGCGGCGGCGGCGACGAGCTGTTGAGCTAA
- the fliE gene encoding flagellar hook-basal body complex protein FliE: MAGLPPFIPIPGAPGLGLPFPKLGQPQVAPDQNFGSLFDEAQRKRAEAPMALPDKPAKSLFAHPVAPVTAPNAIAELGKPLGAFLDSVNAAQLQADALKNELATGGNVELHDVMIATEKAGISVALTMQLRNKLLDAYQEIMRMSV, translated from the coding sequence ATGGCAGGGCTTCCCCCCTTCATCCCCATCCCCGGGGCGCCTGGCCTCGGCCTGCCCTTCCCCAAGCTGGGTCAACCGCAGGTCGCACCCGACCAGAACTTCGGCAGCCTCTTCGACGAGGCCCAGCGCAAGCGCGCCGAAGCGCCCATGGCCCTGCCCGACAAGCCGGCCAAGTCCCTCTTCGCGCATCCCGTGGCGCCGGTGACGGCACCCAACGCGATCGCCGAGCTCGGCAAGCCCCTGGGGGCGTTCCTGGACAGCGTCAACGCGGCGCAGCTCCAGGCGGACGCCCTCAAGAACGAGCTTGCGACCGGCGGGAACGTGGAGCTCCACGACGTCATGATCGCCACCGAGAAAGCAGGAATTTCGGTCGCTCTGACCATGCAGCTGCGCAACAAGCTGCTCGACGCCTACCAAGAAATCATGCGGATGTCCGTCTAG